In Euphorbia lathyris chromosome 9, ddEupLath1.1, whole genome shotgun sequence, the following are encoded in one genomic region:
- the LOC136205782 gene encoding metacaspase-4-like: MGKKAVLIGCNYPGTKAELKGCVNDVRRMYKCLIDRYGFREDDINVLIDTDDSYTQPTGKNIRRALSKLLRSAEPGDFLFVHYSGHGTRLPAETGEDDDTGYDECVVPCDMNLITDDDFREFVDNVPRGCRLTIVSDSCHSGGLIDEAKEQIGESTKREKEEESESGFGFKNFLHQKVQDAFESRGVHVPSGLRHRHHGEEEEDSDQKVIEEDNGDYSHVKNKNLPLSTLIEMLKQKTGKDDINVGKIRPTLFDAFGDDSSPKVKKFMKVLLNKLKSDDGQSGSSSGFLGMVGGLAQEFLKHKLEDNDQSYVKPAMDTKVERKQDVYAGSSNRALPDGGILISGCQTDQTSADATPAGNAAAAYGALSNAIQTLIAESDGRISNRELVMGARKLLKKQGFTQRPGLYCCDDHVHASFVC, from the exons ATGGGGAAGAAGGCAGTGTTGATAGGATGCAATTACCCAGGCACGAAAGCCGAACTCAAAGGCTGTGTCAACGATGTACGGAGGATGTACAAATGTCTGATTGATCGCTACGGATTTCGCGAAGATGATATCAATGTTTTGATCGATACCGATGATTCTTACACCCAGCCAACTGGGAAGAACATTCGCAGGGCTCTGTCCAAATTGTTGCGATCCGCTGAGCCTGGTGATTTCCTTTTTGTCCATTACAGTGGACATGGCACCAGACTCCCTGCTGAGACTGGTGAAGATGATGATACTGGCTATGATGAGTGCGTTGTCCCTTGTGATATGAATCTCATCACTG ATGATGACTTCAGGGAATTTGTGGATAATGTCCCACGCGGTTGCCGCTTAACAATTGTATCGGATTCATGCCACAGCGGTGGCCTTATAGATGAGGCGAAAGAGCAGATAGGTGAGAGTACAAAGCGTGAGAAGGAGGAGGAATCAGAATCTGGGTTCGGGTTCAAAAATTTCTTGCACCAGAAGGTTCAAGATGCATTCGAATCTCGTGGAGTTCATGTCCCTTCCGGATTGCGCCACCGTCATCAtggggaggaggaggaagataGTGATCAGAAGGTAATTGAAGAAGACAATGGGGATTATAGCCATGTGAAGAACAAAAATCTTCCTTTATCTACTCTCATAGAAATGCTGAAGCAAAAAACCGGCAAAGATGATATCAATGTTGGAAAGATCCGGCCAACCCTTTTCGATGCCTTCGGAGATGATTCAAGCCCTAAAGTAAAGAAGTTCATGAAGGTTCTTCTGAACAAACTCAAAAGTGACGACGGACAAAGCGGAAGCAGCAGCGGATTCTTGGGGATGGTTGGGGGTCTTGCACAGGAATTTCTCAAACACAAGCTGGAGGACAACGACCAGAGCTATGTAAAGCCCGCGATGGATACAAAGGTGGAAAGAAAGCAAGATGTTTACGCTGGATCAAGCAACAGAGCCCTGCCAGACGGTGGGATTCTAATCAGCGGCTGCCAGACTGACCAAACTTCTGCTGATGCCACCCCAGCAGGGAATGCTGCAGCAGCTTACGGAGCTCTCAGCAACGCGATTCAAACTCTCATTGCAGAATCAGATGGCAGAATTTCGAACAGGGAGCTTGTAATGGGGGCTAGGAAGCTGCTGAAGAAGCAAGGCTTCACGCAGAGACCCGGACTCTACTGTTGCGATGATCATGTTCATGCTTCGTTCGTGTGCTGA